Within the Glycine soja cultivar W05 chromosome 3, ASM419377v2, whole genome shotgun sequence genome, the region TAgtaattaacaagttatttgttgtattttaattccggacacctaatgctttagagcacttgttgaatggatattggatatgattaaatacctgtagaattaatgattaatcaagaatgaatccatcaactcttggtaatgaagtttgagctctatgaataaaattatatcctgGTCAGTAAGATTAAATGAGAgaagaaatgagtttttttaagTCATTATGAGTTAACTCAAAAGGGTTTGACAGTAATCCcatactctagagttaacccGCTGTAAACATGGAAGAAATTATTACACTACTTTTCTAatggttcttgaaagtaaaatgttatttcatGCTATTCGGACGTTAAGGAGTGTTACTAGGCATCTACCTTGATTAATATACTACCGGCTTAGTATTGAACCTACGGGATCACACACAAACGAATGTTCTAATCtctgttaaagaaattattttaatatttgatgattaattaaattagagaatttaatatgatcagataattaattgatttcaaaaaggtgaaatattattatatttttgcttgcacttaaaaatatagataataagaaagatttagtgaaagaagaaaaacaaacatgtaTGATTATCTATTTGAGATTTTGGTTGAAAAGACGACTAGATACAAGTTTGacttgataaattattatttcaattttaattgctaaatggttagcaataaaaggtaacaagaaaataatatagtttaaaAAAGATACTATCcataatgattttaattttatgaaaaatttgatAGTTTTAACGTGTTATAAATAGAGCCTTAGGCTGCACGTTGTAATTATCCCAATATCACTTCtctattcttcttattttttttcacttgtcaAAGTTGTTGACAGATCATcaataagtatattttttaatatgtcatctgtttataatataatttaaatataaaatagatccTTTTATTTCACAATATGTGTTTTTAAACACCCTTTTTCTTACACAAGGTTGTGTTAGTAACAAGTGATTTATTGTAGGTTGATTAGTTTTCTCTTTGTTGAACTGCTATAggaaaaaggaagtattgtttgaatggcttcttctgcagcTAGTTACACTGCAGTACCTGAAACAGAACCCCGGATTGAACACATAATTAACATCAATCCTAAAGACATTGAACCTGCACGGCATGATGTGTGCTGCATTTACAAGGTTCCTCCTAATCTCAAAAATTTGAAGGTTGAAGCCTATGCaccacttttgatctcaatagGCCCTTTTCACCACAACAAACCAGAACTAGAGCCAATGCACAAACAGAAGCAAAggtattttctttccttctggGAACGTGTCACAAACAAAAAGGCTTTGGCCAAATACAAAGCCTTCCTATTAATGAAACGAAGCAGCATGAAGAAAAGATACGTAACCAGTGAACGTGAAATGATCAGTCTCAGCTTACtggtttattcattaatatTGGAATTTATATACATCTGCAGTATGAAGTTGTTATATCCGACTAACTAATCTAACCAACTCTTTAACTACTAACTGAAAAGTTGTTATAGTTGCAGTTATACTGTTAACACGCCCCCCTCAAGCTGGGAATGTATGTTGATCATTCCCAGCTTGTTACAAAGATGCTGGAAAACTACCGGGGTCAAGGGTTTAGTAAAGATATCCGCGAGTTGCAGACTGGACGATACGGGAAGAAGCTTGATGAACCCTGAAGTGACTTTGTTACGAACAAGGTGACAGTCGATTTCAATATGCTTGGTGCGTTCATGGAATACAGGATTCGTTGCTATTTGAATTGCGGACTGATTGTCACAGTACAAAGTAGCTGGTTGAACGAATGTTACGCGAAGATCCTGAAGAAGATATGTCAGCCATTGAAGTTCACAGGTTGTGGATGCAAGAGCGCGATACTCAGCTTCGGAGGAGCTGCGGGAGACGGTGGATTGTTTCTTCGACTGCCATGAAACGAGGGAAGAGCCTAGATACACAAGGAACCCTGTGGTGGATTTTCGAGAATCTTTGCATCCTGCCCAATCCGAGTCGCTGAAAGCTCGGAGTTGGGGCGTTCCTGTTGCTGCGAAAAAGAGCCCAGACCCTGGTGTGCCTTTGAGGTATCGTAGTACACGAAAAGCGGCCTGAAGGTGAGCAGTTGTAGGAGCGGACATATATTGACTGAGTTGCTGGACTGCGTAGGCAATATCTGGACGCGTGTTGGTCAGATATATGAGCTTCCCTATTAATCTtcgataagaagaagaagactcgTTCGGAAGAGGGTTACCCGAGCTCTTTTGTAGTTTTACTGAATAATCCATTGGTGTTGAATGCGGCTTGCAACCCAACATGCCTGATTCAGATAAGATATCTAATACATACTTACGCTGGCATAGATGAATTCCTTTAGAGGTTCGAGCAATCTCCAGCCCCAGAAAGAACTTCAAGTTCCCAAGGTCTTTAATTCGAAACTCTTGGTCCAAAAGAGTGGTTATAGCCTGTATCTCCGTCAAGCTGTTCCCTGTAAGAATTATGTCGTCTACATACACTAAGAGGATGGTAATAGTGGAGCCGGTTATGCGCAAGAAAAGAGAATGATCCGAATCAGATCGTTGGAAGCCATGGGAGGTGAGGAAGTTTGACAACTTCGTGAACCATTGCCGGCTGGCTTGCTTAAGGCCGTAGAGGGAACGTTGAAGACGACAGACCAGCTGCGGGTTATCAACTGGAAGTCCCGGGGGAACTTGCATATATACCTCTTCTTCAAGGTCCCCATGGAGAAACGCGTTGTTGACGTCCAGTTGCCGCAGGTGCCATTTGTTGAGTGCGGCCAAAGCTAGAAGAACTCGTACGGAGGTGAGTTTTGCTACCGGAGAAAAGGTGTCAAGGTAGTCCAACCCCTCCGTTTGGGTGTAACCCTTGGCAACCAGGCGTGCCTTGTATCTTTCTATGGACCCATCGGCTCGATATTTGATCTTATATATCCAGCGACATCCGATAGCTGTTTTGTGAGGAGGAAGAGGCATGAGTCTCCAAGTATTGTTCATTTGTAAAGCTTGTAATTCGGCCGTCATAGCTTTAATCCAACAGTCATGGCGAGAAGCTTCGACGTATGTCACAGGTTCTATGGCTGAGGATATAGTCATTACAAAATTTCTATGTGCAGGTGACAGCCGTGAGTATGAAAGTACCGAGCTTAGAGGATAGCGAACAACCATTGAAGCCGTTGATGTAGTCGAAGCAAGGCTTCTGTGATAGTCTTGGAGATAGGCTGGGGAACGTTTTGATCGTGTTGAACGCCTAGATTGTGAAGGAGCTTGTTCTCTTAAATGATCATTACAAGGCGGATGTGTTGGTATTGAGGTTTGGGGGATTTGTGTCTCTTCCGGTGGGTGAAGTTCTTTGCCGGAAAAGGGTATCGGTGATGGCGCTGAGTTATTTCTGTTCGAAGGTTGAGTTTCAGGCAATTGTGGAAAATGATTTtcgtaaaaaataacatttctaGATACTGCAACATCATGTGAATGCAAGTTATACACAAGATAACCCTTCGTGTGTGATTTGAAACCAATGAAAATGCATGGATGTCCCCTGGGATCAAATTTTTGTCGATTTGCTTTGAGTGTGTTAATATAACACAAGCATCCGAAAACGCGAATGTTAGAGATATCACATGGATGTTTGTGCAGTTTTTCGTAAGGTGAAATATTATGCAAAAATGGCGTAGGGATACGATTGATCAAGTACGCTGCGTGTGGCAAAGCATAGCACCAGAAGGTAGGTGGTAAGCTTGCCTGAAACAAAAGTGATCGTGTAACGTTAAGCAAGTGTTGATGCTTACGTTCTACGATCCCATTTTGTTCTGGGGTCTCGACACACGTGGTTTGGTGTATGATCCCCTTAGACGCATAATAATCATGCATGAAGAATTCTATTCCATTATCgcttcttattattttaattctgcCGTCATATTGGGTTTCAATGAAAGCAATGAAGTTGGTGATGATGTGTCGCGTTTCGGCTTTAGTTTTCATGAGGTATACCCATGTGAAACGTGAATGATCATCAACGATGGTTAGAAAATACTTGTGACCATGCATGGATAATTTTGAGCATGGACCCCATATGTCCATATGCAGTAAATCAAAAGAATGCAATGCATGTGATTTGCTAgaataaaaaggcattttctTGTGCTTTGCATAATGGCATGTGTTGCAGacaaaatttgtattatttctTGAAAGGGAATAGTAGTTTCTCATACATTGTAATCTCTCAGTCGATGGATGTCCCATTCTAAAATGCCATAGGTCTATGGGGATGGTATTGCACTGAGGGTGAGTGATGATCGAGTTCGCAGCTTTAGTGGGTATTTGGTTTGGTATCAGGTGATATAAGCCGTGCCTTGCTTCAACTATACCAATCTTCACATGGTTGTTCGTTTCCTGTAAAACACAAGATGTGGAGGAGAAGATTAATTCGTAATTATTAGAAGAAACgagttttgaaattgaaataagaTTGAACGTGAATGTGGGTATGTAGAGTACATCGTGTAGGATTAAATTGGATGAGAAATGTACTGTTCCTGAGTGAGTGGCGTGAACGTGATGGCCGTTAGGAAGTTTCACCGTGATTGGGTCGATTTTTGTGTATGAATGTAGATTATGTAGAGAGCAAGTGACATGGTCCGTTGCTCCTGAATCTAGAATCCAGGAGGTGGGATATCTGTGTGTGGAAGGTGACGTACCTGGGCTTAGTGATGTATTGATAGTGCTTGAGGTCATTGACGCCACCTGTTTGGGTTGATTAGTCGTCGAGTTTCCTGCCTGTGGCTGTTGGATTAAGGCCAGTAATGCCTTATACTGCTCAGGGGAGAAGTGAACAATATCTTGTGACTCGTGTTGCTGAGCATGATCATCGGTGGTTCTTCCTTCCACTGCCATTATGTTGTTCACGGTGGTTTTTCCTCCGAACGGTTTATAACCCGGCGGATATCCGTGTTTACGATAGCAAACGTCCACTGTGTGTCCGATCTTGCCACAGTGTGTGCAAGTTTTCCTTCCATTGTTGCTCTTGTTCCTTCCGTCATAAGTTGCAGGTATCCCATGCTTTTTATAGCAAACGCTTTCTATATGACCAACACGTCCGCAGAAGTCGCAGATGGTTTTCGCCGCGTTTATGGAGGCATCTTTGGGTTCGAAGTTGATACTTGGACCTGTGTTGCCTAACAATTGCCTTTCTTGCTGAACTACATAAGAGAATATTTTGGAAATAGCTGGTATGGGATCCATAAGGAGCACGTGTGATCGGATGTTAGTATATTGATCATTCAAACCTCGTAGGAATTGCATGGCCCTATCTTCAAGCTTGCGCTGTGCGATGATGGTGAAGGCACTACAGGAACATCTGATATTGCACGAGCAGATTGAGTCGGGTCTGAAGTTCTCAATCTCGTCCCATATTATTCGTAAACGGGTGAAGTATTCCGTGACTGAGAGGGTCCCTTGTTTCATCGTAGACGCCTCTTGTTGAAGATCGGAGATTCGAAGAAGGTCTCCTTGCGAATATCTGGACTTCAGGTCACGCCAAATCTCCTCGGCTTTGTCCATCCAGAGGATACTTTGCCGTATGGAGGTGGCCACCGAGTGAACTAGCCATGACACGACCATATTGTTGCACCGGCGCCAAGCCCCATAGGTTCTGTCCGTCTTCAGCGGTTCAGGTGCGCTACCGTCTATGAATTCCACCTTATTCTTGGCACTTAGCGCGGTGACCATGGATCTACTCCATGAGTGGTAATTGGTTGAGTCTAAGACTGGAGAGACAAGGGCTATAGCAGGGTTCTCGCTCGGGTGGAGATATAAGTAGCTTTCTGCGCTATTAATCGAAGCTTCATTCATGGTGGATGTTAGAGGATAAGAGATGAATAGTATGCGCAGCAGAACTCTTCATTAgaagagctctgataccatattaaTGAAACGAAGCAGCATGAAGAAAAGATACGTAACCAGTGAACGTGAAATGATCAGTCTCAGCTTACtggtttattcattaatatTGGAATTTATATACATCTGCAGTATGAAGTTGTTATATCCGACTAACTAATCTAACCAACTCTTTAACTACTAACTGAAAAGTTGTTATAGTTGCAGTTATACTGTTAACAATGAAAACATCGAAGCAACGATACGCCAAAGGTATTCAGAGCCGATTACTAGCTTCAGCAATGATCAGTTTGTGGAAATGATCCTCTTAGACTCGGTCTTCATTTTGGAGCTGTTTTTGAGAAAATCAGAAAAATCTAAGCAAGAAAAGGATTACATGTTCACCACACCATGGATTTGCAAGGGTATACAAAGAGACCTCTTGCTACTTGAAAATCAACTTCCAATTTTTGTCTTGGATGAGTTACATAGAAGGGTTTGTAAGCAAAATGGTGTTAGCTTTCTTGAGCTTGCATTTAACTACTTTGAAGATTATTATCCTTATCCACacaaatcaacaacaacaagtGATTATGATCAAACTAAAGAGATGGTCAAGAAGAACTTCAAATCTTGCAACCACTTCACTGATTTGATAAGGCTTTTCTACCTCCCAGAAAGGGTTCATGTCAAGGAGTGGATGCCATCAAAACATTTCACCCCTTGTGGTAAAAATGAATGTGTACTTAAGACTGCAGCAAAGTTGAATGAGGCAGGGGTTAGCTTTGAGAAATTGCACCACCACAAGTGCTTGTTAGACATAAAGTTCAAGATGGTTCCTGTTTTGAGCTGGTTTCTATGCTTAGGTTGCATACCATGCTCTATGTGTGTCAAAGCTCGTTTGCAAATTCCTCAATTGAAAGTGCTCCAAACAACAGAATGTGTCCTAAGGAACCTCATTGCCTTGGAGCAGTGTCACTATTCAGACCAACCTTTCATATGCAACTATGTTTCTCTAATTGACTCTTTGATTCACACTCAAGAGGATGTGGAGTTGTTGGTTGACAAAGAAATCATTGTGCATGAACTTGGCTGCCACAATGAATTGGCAACTATGATAAATGGTCTTTGCAAGCATGTTGTGGTGAATTGCAATTATTATGGCAAAACATCAAGGAAACTCAATGATCACTACAATTGTTGTTGGAAACATTATATGGGTATGTTGAGGTCAGTGTACTTCCGTGACCCTTGGAGACTCAGCTCAACTGTTGTAGGAGTTGTTATCTTCTTGTTTGCTATTGTCAACTTTCTTCGAGTTACCAATTTATATCATCCAAAAGACTGAATTGTTTGAGTAGTTTTATTCGACTCCAATAGAATTATCTCATATGTAAAAGATATATgtatttgatataaaaataactGAACTGTTTGGTggtgtaatttaattaattagttacttGATTTCCTTGTATCAATGTTCAGCCAGTAATAAATCTAGATGCATGTCTGGTTAAAGTTTCATTAATTAGAAGGCGATTAACTCATCAGTTTTGAGAAAAACATGCTAAATCACGTgaatgtactttttttttaaaatgatgtgCATAATGTTACTGTAATTATTTGTTGCATCAGGCatttatttacttgtttttaatttttaactatatacgtatatattaattatgagaCGTtggttcataaaaaaattatgagacaTTGGTAATAGTTgtcatgtaattttattttccatCAAAAGGtttatatgaatataaaaaaaattgtgtgtatgtaaaataaatataagaaaattaaataaacggTGCGTTTATACGCGCGTGATTGTAGAGTATATGCAGATAAGTCTGTTATATTTTAAGTCATATAAATaatgactttttatttattgacagtttaatttttttttttacattaacatATCACGTCTAAACTCTTACAGGTATAACGCGTAAGTATGATATTTTCCTTACCTAAATATGCAAAGGTTTATAAGAGATCATGTGAAGAGGCTTCTTTGCAAAACCTAATCATTAAAATCATTGGCGAATTAAAAATCCTAATTCAATaagtacaaattataaaaaataaaattagtggatttaattatataaatataaatgaaataaaatataaaaatataaaattttatttataaacttggtgaattttaaaaaataaagagatataaGTACACACCCTTATATGACTCTAAGTCCGCCACTTATTAAAATAGATTACAaactattataatttgattCATTCTTTGATATGGACCAATATTTATTTTGGTGTCAATGATAACAAACAATGAAAAATATCAGCAGATGTGCTGAAATATGGCCTGTacaattcagaaaaaaaaaattatgagctGTACAAAAGACAAGCAAAGTATGAACGGTGAAATATTTACTAAACCTCTTAATCAAAATACTAGGGTTGGATTATTCAAgtcaacatttttaatttataagttgAAATTTGAGCTAGATGCATGTGGAAGAATAATTAATCATACTCCACTTTTGAATTCTCCCATTCGTTTACTTCTTCCGATCGAGCTTTGCTAGTAGCTAATGCCTACCTAGCTACCCGTGGAACTGTGGAAGCATTTATTAATCGGAAAACCTAAAACTGGGAATTTTTAATTCCTTTGACTGATAAAGTTGTCCTTATCTTCTTAGGTCATGAATGGTAAGTATCACTTTATCCATCTCTTGCAAAAATAATACTGTACTTTAGAATATTTTtctgtatgtaacaaaaaaagaaagaatattttCTGTACGTTATTTTCCGTGGGTGTCCTTCTCtcatctagttttttttttttttacttgatatTGAGCATTATTATATGATACGATTACGAAGACTATTCGTAAGAAATTGGGCAAATCCTactcattcattttttatatatctactcttgttcattttttattgtataatcatataatatagcaaataaatatcattaaaagATTAAACGGAGATCATCtcatattcttttatttaagCCATCTCAAGTCTCATGTTCTTCGTGCACGAGACTTGTACAAAAAATTAGTACAATTATCATTTCTCTTCTAAGAAATGATATCACACTTTTCGAAAACAAAAGGAGCAAGATATTTTTTGCATATATATTTATGGACTATGAAAGTAATCCTTACTATTATCATATTCCAAGCTAGCTAACATGGAGCTTATAGGATAATTATAATAATCGGTAAAGATATATATactaaatcaatattttaatctaTTACTATAGAATAATTATAGTAACATATTAAATTGATCACAATTAATGAAAAATCTTACAAAATCTCAAAGATACAATAATCTAATGTTATGAAATCCAGTTTGATCTGATGGGTCGGTTTCGTTATTGGACCGTTCATGTATATGACTCAGGATGATTCGGTTAAACCTGACCAATTTTGAGGGAACCCGATTTTACAAACACTGAACTATACGCGAAAAAAATGAACCACCTCTACAATGTCATTTTGATGTCTCATTATTAtcagttattattttaaattttggagaATGGATAaacttttcttaatcaaataatattagttatgtacttatatataatagatacatatataattttgaatttttaatatatattggaTCAAACCGGACCAATTACTACCTCATCGATTGGACCACTGATCCATTATCTCAACCGGTTCAATcaacaaatcattttttataacaatgaattaatcctaataataataatggaagATCTCACAtgatctcaataaaaaaaattaaacaaaatgaaatagtaGAAACTGGCCTAAAGGATGCACccattatctttgatttggcATTTAGCGACATTTATATGGAACATGCTAGTTCTTCGCCAACAACATGAACCTCCTGATTTAGGATTTAATTAACtagaacaaaacatttacataggAAGCAAGTGCATTTCATGGTTTATGGATTTTTCTTGAATGAAATATTGAATAAACATGACAATTAATGAATAAATCATCACATAATTAAGCCGCAAAATATATTTGTAGTTAGCGTGCTAGAAACATGACTACGTATATATATTGTCTCCGAAAAATCTAAAGAACAGTAAATATGATGTTTCCTGATGAGAGATTTGTTTTAGAGGGGCAGAATTTAAAAGTAGTCTTACTTTTAAATGAGGACGTATATGAAGGATCCTTTATAATATTGATATTGgcttaaccattttttttcaataatattgaTATTGGACAAAGTATGAAGGTTGGTTTTGGAGGTCTACCGAGAAGGTTTTGCCGCAGATCCGATGACATCTCAAATAAAGACACCACTCTAATACTTTGGAGAGAATAATTTACAAGAAGAACCACATATACAATTTTTCACAATATTGCAATCCACAAATAAAACAGTTAGAGGGACTAAtccattatttaaaaattgaccTTATATGTATGTTACTTCTAGAAAATGCAAGGAATGAGATATAATAATGATGTTTATTGTAGATCCCAAAAGAGATATgaattggattaaaaaaaaggaaatagtgTACGCATGCACTTAATCAAgctattatctaattataaataattatatatgataaatttattaatctttaaaatagttactttcaaacataaaaaaataattactctcAACATACCATGTGTTTGGAAATACAGTCATGATGCAATGTGATAAACCACATCTAGGTGCTAAAAAACACAAAGCAACATTTATTAGCTTCAAAAGAAACCTGGAAAATCAGGTCATCAAATTGTAACCAAACATGCTATATACTACCAATGACGatttcggtttttttttttttgtaatatactaatatgtaatttaaactttaaatgagtaatttaaaataaataatttttaaaagagtgcttatttaataaatagataggattttcttatcaaaataagtagaaaattattttttaagcaaaaataatttagacaaacacattaaaaaaaataaaaggtgtttatttatatttattaaaataaatactttttttaacaaataaatttaaataaattaacctTATATCTAAgatagaagaaacaaaatatatttcctGACAAATGTTAATTAGTGTCTTTAGAATATTGATTAAgaagctaattttttttattaggataCCTAAAATTGTGAAGTGcataactttatatttttttatgatttctataataaatatttttttaatttcttaatcaatatggATACTGGTTATGAAGACTCGTTATCTCTTATTAGTAAAGCAGAGAAattttacaaagaaaatttcCTGCCTTTTTTGCATGCAAATCCTGCTAAAAAAATTCTCGAAAATCACAAGATATtgatattatcttttattattaaagcataaaagttttacaatttttttccgCATTTTTTGCATGCAAACttcactaaaaaaattgtattgatattattattaaagcaatatgtattaattattatcttattgATATTAAAACACGAATCAATGAATATGTTATCATAAATCTATATAGTAAATGAACCAAGAAGCATGCCTGTTGATTTTCATCTAAATCGAACGGTTAACAAAGTAATAACCATATGGCCAGTCCTTAATTGCATCATTAATTAGTATCCTTAATTTTCATCATTGATTGGAAACTAGTCAAATAGatcttaaaatagaaaaaatatatttaataacaccACATTATTTTTAAgccaataaattttataattttcaggaTGAAATCTTCTTATAAAATAATCCC harbors:
- the LOC114406537 gene encoding UPF0481 protein At3g47200-like isoform X1 — encoded protein: MASSAASYTAVPETEPRIEHIININPKDIEPARHDVCCIYKVPPNLKNLKVEAYAPLLISIGPFHHNKPELEPMHKQKQRYFLSFWERVTNKKALAKYKAFLNENIEATIRQRYSEPITSFSNDQFVEMILLDSVFILELFLRKSEKSKQEKDYMFTTPWICKGIQRDLLLLENQLPIFVLDELHRRVCKQNGVSFLELAFNYFEDYYPYPHKSTTTSDYDQTKEMVKKNFKSCNHFTDLIRLFYLPERVHVKEWMPSKHFTPCGKNECVLKTAAKLNEAGVSFEKLHHHKCLLDIKFKMVPVLSWFLCLGCIPCSMCVKARLQIPQLKVLQTTECVLRNLIALEQCHYSDQPFICNYVSLIDSLIHTQEDVELLVDKEIIVHELGCHNELATMINGLCKHVVVNCNYYGKTSRKLNDHYNCCWKHYMGMLRSVYFRDPWRLSSTVVGVVIFLFAIVNFLRVTNLYHPKD
- the LOC114406537 gene encoding putative UPF0481 protein At3g02645 isoform X2; translation: MASSAASYTAVPETEPRIEHIININPKDIEPARHDVCCIYKVPPNLKNLKVEAYAPLLISIGPFHHNKPELEPMHKQKQSCSYTVNNENIEATIRQRYSEPITSFSNDQFVEMILLDSVFILELFLRKSEKSKQEKDYMFTTPWICKGIQRDLLLLENQLPIFVLDELHRRVCKQNGVSFLELAFNYFEDYYPYPHKSTTTSDYDQTKEMVKKNFKSCNHFTDLIRLFYLPERVHVKEWMPSKHFTPCGKNECVLKTAAKLNEAGVSFEKLHHHKCLLDIKFKMVPVLSWFLCLGCIPCSMCVKARLQIPQLKVLQTTECVLRNLIALEQCHYSDQPFICNYVSLIDSLIHTQEDVELLVDKEIIVHELGCHNELATMINGLCKHVVVNCNYYGKTSRKLNDHYNCCWKHYMGMLRSVYFRDPWRLSSTVVGVVIFLFAIVNFLRVTNLYHPKD